TGATTAAGTCCCGCGCGGATCGCGTTTCGACGAGAATGGGCTGGCTGCTAGACGCGCAGTGCAGCATCAGTAGCCGGACTACGGGCAAGCTGCGCGGCGACGCAGACGGCCCAGTATCGTCGAAACCCTCCGGGACGGGGCTTTGCGGGCGGTCTGCTTTGTCGCGCGGCTTGCGAAGGGTTCGACCATTCGCTGCGCCGCGCTTCGCGCATCCCATCCCGCAAAGCCCCGTCGCGACCGCGTAGGACTTAATCAGTGGTTCCTTAGGTGCTAAAATCGCATAAAATTCAGGGCTAGGGAAGCTGTAATCAGCGCATCGCAAATATGCCAACGATATTTCATGGTAAGTGTTGTATTTTTTATCTCTGCGGGGTCGAAAGCGGCTTGCGCCGGCCTTCGTTAGTCGGCGCTGCTTCAGCGATCCGCCCCGCTGCATCGCTCCATAGCCCGCTTCGTCCGGCAAATCTGTGGAACGTCTAGAGCTGCTGCACGGCTGGGTCGCCGGCCAGTTTCCGAACCAGGGCTTCGAACTTGCGCCGGCTTCTGCCGATGCCAGTTTTCGCCGCTATTTCCGCGCGAGTTTTGCCGACCGCGCGCTGATCGCGATGGACGCGCCCCCGAAACTAGAGGATTGCAGGCCGTTCATCCGCGTCGCGCAGTTATTTGCCGAAGCCGGCGTAAATGTACCGCGCGTGCTGGCGCACGATCTCGAACAGGGCTTCCTCCTGCTGACCGATCTCGGCCACGCGACTTATCTCGAAGTCCTCGCTTCCGATGCGCCTGATGCCCTGTATCTCGATGCGATCGACGCCCTGATCCGGATTCAATCGATCAGCCGCGAAGGCGTGTTGGCGGGTTACGACGAAGCGCTGCTGCTTCGCGAAATGCGCTTGTTCCGCGACTGGTACCTGCCGAAGCATCTGCAGAAAACGCTGAGCGCAGCGCAGAGTTCTGCCCTGGAAGCCAGTTTCGCGGTAATCATGCGCAACAACCTGGCGCAGCCGAAGGTTTTTGTTCACCGCGATTACCATTCGCGCAACCTGATGATGACCACGCCCAATCCCGGTATTCTCGATTTTCAGGACGCGGTGTACGGCCCGATCACCTACGATCTCGTTTCGCTGCTGAAAGACGCCTATATCGCATGGGACGAAGAGCAGGTTCTCGACTGGAGCGTGCGCTATTGGGAAAAAGCGCGCCGCACCGGCCTTCCGGTCGCGGCCGATTTCGCGGTTTTCTATCGTGATTTCGAATGGATGGGTGTGCAGCGCCATCTGAAAGTGCTAGGCATCTTCGCCCGCCTTTTTCATCGCGACGGGAAAAGCGCCTATCTGAAAGACATGCCGCTGGTCGCAAGTTATTTGCGCAAGGCGTGTGGACGCTATCGCGAGCTTGCGCCGCTGTTGAGGTTGATCGACGAACTCGAAGACCGCGGCGCGTCGCGGGTCGGCTACACCTTCTGATTCGACGAGGGAGCCCGGCATGCGCATCCTCGGCATCGATCCCGGCCTGAATGTGACTGGATTCGGCGTGCTCGATCAGGCCGGCCAGCAGCTCAGTTATGTGACGAGCGGCTGCATCAAGGTGCCGCGCGGCGAATTGCCGTATCGGCTGAAAGCCATCCTCGATGGTCTTTGCGAAATCATCGCCAGCTTCCATCCCGAGCAGGTATCGGTTGAAAAAGTGTTCGTCAACGTGAATCCGCAATCGACGCTGCTGCTCGGCCAGGCGCGCGGCACCGCGATCTGCGCGGCGATTTCAAACGATTTGCCGGTGGCTGAATACACGGCGCTGCAAGTCAAGCAGGCGGTGGTCGGCAATGGCCACGCCAGCAAGGAACAGGTGCAGGAAATGGTGCGCCGTTTGTTGAAGTTGAGCGGGCTGCCTGCCGCCGATTCGGCGGATGGCCTGGCGTGCGCGATTTGCCATGCGCACGGCGGCCTGGGCGCAGGCATGTCCAATGCGGGATTCGGCGGATCGGCGATTTCCGGTTATCGCGTCCGTGGCGGACGTTTGATCCAGGCAGCAGGCAGACGCGCGCGCGGGATCGGCACATGATCGGCAGGATCACCGGCGTGTTGGTCGACAAGAAACCGCCGCAAGTCTTGCTCGATGTGCAGGGCATCGGCTATGAAATCGATGTGCCGATGAGCACGTTCTATCAGCTGCCGGCGACCGGCGAGCGCTGCGCGCTGCATACGCATCTGACGGTGCGCGAAGACGCGCATTTGTTGTTCGGCTTCGCGACCGAAGATGAGCGCAGCGCATTCCGCCAATTGCTGAAGGTCGCAGGCGTCGGGGCGCGCAC
The sequence above is a segment of the Burkholderiales bacterium genome. Coding sequences within it:
- a CDS encoding phosphotransferase: MERLELLHGWVAGQFPNQGFELAPASADASFRRYFRASFADRALIAMDAPPKLEDCRPFIRVAQLFAEAGVNVPRVLAHDLEQGFLLLTDLGHATYLEVLASDAPDALYLDAIDALIRIQSISREGVLAGYDEALLLREMRLFRDWYLPKHLQKTLSAAQSSALEASFAVIMRNNLAQPKVFVHRDYHSRNLMMTTPNPGILDFQDAVYGPITYDLVSLLKDAYIAWDEEQVLDWSVRYWEKARRTGLPVAADFAVFYRDFEWMGVQRHLKVLGIFARLFHRDGKSAYLKDMPLVASYLRKACGRYRELAPLLRLIDELEDRGASRVGYTF
- the ruvC gene encoding crossover junction endodeoxyribonuclease RuvC produces the protein MRILGIDPGLNVTGFGVLDQAGQQLSYVTSGCIKVPRGELPYRLKAILDGLCEIIASFHPEQVSVEKVFVNVNPQSTLLLGQARGTAICAAISNDLPVAEYTALQVKQAVVGNGHASKEQVQEMVRRLLKLSGLPAADSADGLACAICHAHGGLGAGMSNAGFGGSAISGYRVRGGRLIQAAGRRARGIGT